Proteins encoded together in one Ignavibacteria bacterium window:
- a CDS encoding FAD-dependent oxidoreductase has translation MKNIVTLKDRKVVQNNNIAMWFDRGGSDFEFKPGQYARITLQEPIHNDAEGNSRLFSLASSPKKDYIMFTTRALDSAFNKNILEMPIGAKAEISGFGGNTVLHEDSLIPAVFLIGGIGITPVRCMVEHIVDEKLPYKAYLFYSNPTASSMAFLTEFEKWAKEYSGFKFIPTIDDKEDKSWKYNFGYINKEMILKYIDDVNKPIYYIVGPTAMVEAMERLLQELNVSTNNIKLEKFG, from the coding sequence ATGAAAAATATAGTAACGCTTAAAGATAGGAAAGTAGTACAAAACAACAACATTGCAATGTGGTTTGACAGAGGTGGATCGGATTTTGAGTTTAAACCCGGACAGTATGCAAGAATAACTCTTCAGGAACCTATACATAACGATGCGGAAGGAAATTCGCGTTTATTTTCTCTTGCATCATCACCGAAAAAAGATTACATAATGTTCACCACAAGGGCTCTTGACTCGGCATTTAATAAAAACATACTTGAAATGCCTATCGGTGCAAAGGCTGAAATATCGGGCTTCGGCGGGAATACGGTACTACACGAGGATTCTTTAATACCGGCGGTTTTTTTAATTGGTGGTATTGGTATTACTCCGGTACGTTGCATGGTTGAGCATATAGTAGATGAGAAACTGCCTTACAAGGCATATCTTTTTTATTCAAATCCGACAGCATCATCAATGGCATTTTTGACTGAGTTTGAAAAATGGGCTAAAGAATACAGCGGTTTTAAGTTTATACCGACAATAGACGACAAAGAAGATAAAAGCTGGAAATATAACTTTGGTTATATAAACAAAGAAATGATTTTGAAATATATAGATGATGTAAACAAGCCAATTTATTACATAGTCGGACCGACGGCGATGGTAGAGGCGATGGAGAGACTTCTGCAGGAATTAAACGTAAGCACAAACAACATAAAACTGGAGAAATTCGGATGA
- a CDS encoding class I SAM-dependent methyltransferase, with amino-acid sequence MNNHTKRFTGKADDYAKYRPGYPEQIIGFLEKKIGFDASKDIADIGCGTGILSRLFLNNGNLVFGVEPNQEMRDKSESLLGKFINFISVEGTAEETRLANNSVDIITAGQAFHWFDLKKTKKEFKRILRKDGDVVVVWNDRKNNTPVMKLMNGILKSLGHEHHEAEKDLMDKNLLGLFFEKEKIASTTFPNFQMLDLAGLRGRILSISYVPDKGEENKRIMKEVKDLFDRYNNGGMVKLEYTTRVYYGKLK; translated from the coding sequence ATGAACAATCACACAAAAAGATTTACGGGCAAGGCGGACGATTATGCAAAATACCGACCGGGTTATCCCGAGCAAATAATAGGTTTTCTGGAGAAAAAAATAGGGTTTGACGCCTCGAAGGATATAGCAGACATTGGCTGCGGGACGGGGATACTGAGTAGATTATTTTTAAACAATGGTAACCTCGTTTTCGGCGTAGAGCCAAATCAGGAAATGAGGGATAAATCAGAAAGCCTGCTGGGTAAGTTTATAAACTTTATCAGTGTTGAAGGCACGGCAGAAGAGACAAGACTTGCAAATAACAGCGTTGACATAATAACTGCCGGACAGGCATTTCACTGGTTTGACCTTAAGAAAACAAAGAAAGAGTTTAAAAGAATACTGAGAAAAGACGGAGACGTGGTTGTTGTATGGAACGACAGAAAGAATAACACCCCGGTTATGAAACTAATGAACGGAATATTGAAATCATTAGGGCACGAACATCACGAAGCGGAAAAGGATTTAATGGATAAAAATTTATTGGGTTTATTTTTCGAAAAGGAAAAAATTGCTTCGACAACCTTTCCAAACTTTCAAATGCTTGACCTTGCGGGGCTGAGGGGAAGAATCCTTTCAATATCATACGTGCCCGACAAGGGAGAAGAAAACAAGAGAATTATGAAAGAGGTTAAAGACTTGTTTGACAGATACAACAACGGCGGCATGGTGAAGTTAGAATACACAACAAGGGTTTACTACGGAAAGTTGAAGTAG
- a CDS encoding alpha/beta fold hydrolase, with protein sequence MKKLFLILPILIFFLHTSVLAQNDIKGDWNGYIDLTTSKLEIIVKFTHDGTGYNGSIDIPDQSAYGLKLSKIVYNASDISFELEIPNAPAKFKGVYLADSISGEFLQAGFKGTFYLSNKPKEDEKNKSNASFKEEEIKFINGDITFVGTLTTPLKSGRHPAAIMISGSGPQNRDENILGFKIFKIIAEHLSTNGIAVLRYDDRGVAESTGKSVNESTSEEFAEDVSAAMDFLKKRNDINAEQIGLIGHSEGGIVAPLTASKRKDVAFIVSIAGTGVNGAEIILEQTKLISLANGEDSVRVNKDYDETKVALYMIVNGASEEELQSLIRKSAEEQFDNLSETEKSKIPDKSEWVNEKTDNAYKTLTSTWMKFFLKHEPAETWNKITCPVLALFGGLDLQVSVLQNEVPVRQALTEAGNKDFEIKVFPKANHLFQEAKTGSTSEYGILKKEFIDGFLDYILNWINKRVTVVN encoded by the coding sequence ATGAAAAAACTATTTCTGATATTACCGATATTAATTTTTTTCCTGCACACATCGGTGCTTGCACAAAATGACATAAAAGGTGACTGGAACGGGTACATTGATTTAACTACCTCAAAGCTTGAAATAATTGTGAAGTTTACGCATGACGGCACGGGTTACAACGGAAGCATTGACATACCCGATCAAAGTGCTTACGGGCTTAAGTTGTCAAAGATTGTTTACAATGCGTCTGATATCTCTTTTGAGCTTGAGATTCCGAACGCACCAGCGAAGTTTAAGGGCGTTTATTTAGCAGACAGTATTTCGGGAGAATTTTTACAAGCAGGTTTTAAGGGTACGTTTTATTTATCAAACAAACCAAAAGAGGACGAAAAAAATAAATCGAACGCTTCTTTTAAAGAGGAAGAAATAAAATTCATCAACGGCGACATCACTTTTGTCGGCACGCTCACAACACCATTAAAGAGCGGAAGGCACCCGGCTGCAATTATGATATCCGGAAGCGGTCCACAAAACAGGGACGAGAACATACTCGGTTTTAAGATATTTAAAATTATTGCGGAGCATTTAAGTACAAATGGAATAGCAGTATTAAGGTACGATGACAGGGGTGTAGCCGAGAGCACGGGAAAGTCCGTTAACGAATCGACATCGGAAGAGTTTGCGGAAGATGTATCGGCTGCGATGGATTTTTTAAAAAAGCGGAATGATATAAACGCCGAACAAATTGGCTTGATAGGTCACAGCGAGGGGGGCATAGTAGCGCCTTTAACTGCTTCAAAGAGAAAGGATGTTGCATTTATTGTTTCAATTGCAGGAACGGGAGTTAACGGAGCAGAAATTATACTTGAGCAGACAAAATTAATATCTCTGGCAAACGGCGAAGACTCTGTGCGGGTTAACAAGGATTACGATGAAACAAAAGTCGCTCTGTATATGATAGTAAACGGTGCAAGCGAGGAGGAGCTGCAATCGCTAATTAGAAAAAGTGCAGAAGAACAGTTTGATAATCTCAGTGAAACAGAAAAATCCAAAATACCCGATAAGTCAGAATGGGTAAACGAGAAGACTGATAATGCATACAAGACACTGACTTCAACATGGATGAAATTCTTTCTTAAACACGAGCCAGCTGAAACGTGGAATAAAATCACATGTCCTGTACTTGCTTTATTCGGAGGGCTTGACCTACAGGTTTCTGTTTTGCAGAATGAAGTACCTGTTAGACAGGCATTAACCGAAGCCGGAAATAAAGATTTTGAAATAAAGGTATTCCCGAAAGCAAACCATTTATTTCAAGAGGCGAAAACAGGCAGTACGAGTGAATACGGGATTTTAAAGAAGGAGTTTATAGACGGATTTCTTGATTATATTTTAAATTGGATAAACAAGAGAGTAACTGTAGTTAATTAG
- a CDS encoding aminotransferase class V-fold PLP-dependent enzyme, translated as MEKYFEKYRQNTIGNNREYESPYGRQRLIYADWVASGRLYKPIEDTITEKIGPYVANTHTETSETGALMTRAYKLAHKKIKQHCNAGEKDVIITAGFGMTTVINKFQRILGLKNFIRRLDKNVIPKEERPVVFLTHMEHHSNQTSWYETIADVVVVEPGDDLSCDIDNLEKELIKYKDRKTKFGSFSACSNVTGIQTSYFEMAKLMHKYGGYCFVDFAASAPYVEINMHPDEEESRLDAVFFSPHKFLGGPGTSGVLVFNKELYQNYSPDHPGGGTVEWTNPWGEYMYINDIETREDGGTPGFLQAIRTALCIELKNEMGVDNILRREEQLLKIAFKELREIPNLHILADNIEHRLGIVSFYMDNIHYNLIVRLLSDRYGIQVRGGCACAGTYGHYLLNVDQDHSKHITDLIRHGDLSLKPGWVRISLHPTMPDEDLLIICKALREIGNNYKEWQDDYVYNNQTNEYRYKYEQNNFIEVKKWFELSDD; from the coding sequence ATGGAAAAATATTTCGAGAAATACAGACAAAATACAATTGGTAACAACAGGGAATACGAAAGTCCTTACGGTAGACAGAGATTAATATATGCTGACTGGGTTGCAAGCGGCCGGCTTTACAAACCAATAGAAGATACCATAACAGAAAAGATAGGTCCTTACGTTGCGAACACACATACAGAGACGAGTGAGACGGGTGCTTTAATGACAAGAGCTTACAAGCTCGCACACAAGAAAATAAAACAGCACTGCAACGCAGGAGAAAAGGACGTTATAATAACAGCGGGGTTTGGAATGACGACTGTAATAAACAAGTTTCAGAGAATCCTGGGGCTTAAGAACTTTATACGGCGGCTAGACAAAAATGTAATTCCAAAAGAAGAAAGACCCGTTGTGTTTCTCACACACATGGAACATCATTCCAACCAAACATCCTGGTATGAAACCATTGCCGACGTTGTTGTTGTAGAGCCCGGCGATGACCTCTCCTGCGATATAGATAATCTTGAAAAAGAGTTAATTAAGTACAAAGACAGAAAAACGAAATTCGGGTCTTTCAGTGCGTGCTCAAACGTAACGGGAATACAGACTTCTTACTTTGAGATGGCAAAATTGATGCACAAATACGGGGGATATTGTTTTGTAGATTTTGCAGCATCTGCGCCATACGTTGAGATTAACATGCATCCTGACGAAGAAGAGTCGAGGCTTGATGCAGTATTTTTTTCTCCGCACAAATTTCTTGGGGGACCGGGTACATCGGGGGTGTTAGTGTTTAACAAAGAATTGTATCAAAATTACAGCCCGGACCATCCCGGTGGAGGCACTGTAGAATGGACGAATCCGTGGGGTGAGTATATGTACATAAACGATATTGAAACAAGAGAGGACGGAGGAACGCCTGGATTTCTTCAGGCAATTAGAACGGCTTTATGCATAGAGCTTAAGAATGAAATGGGAGTTGATAATATTCTAAGAAGGGAAGAACAGCTTTTAAAAATTGCATTTAAGGAATTAAGGGAAATACCGAACCTCCATATACTTGCCGACAACATTGAGCACAGACTCGGTATTGTATCTTTTTACATGGATAATATTCATTACAATTTAATTGTAAGACTTTTAAGCGACCGTTACGGCATTCAGGTAAGAGGAGGGTGTGCATGTGCGGGTACATACGGACACTATCTTCTAAACGTTGATCAAGACCATTCAAAACATATTACTGATTTAATCAGACACGGAGATCTGTCTTTAAAGCCGGGGTGGGTGAGGATTTCTCTGCATCCGACTATGCCGGACGAAGATTTGCTGATAATATGTAAAGCATTACGCGAGATAGGGAATAACTATAAAGAATGGCAGGATGATTATGTTTATAATAATCAAACAAATGAATACAGGTATAAGTATGAGCAAAACAATTTTATTGAAGTAAAGAAATGGTTTGAACTATCGGATGACTAA
- a CDS encoding carbonic anhydrase family protein, with protein sequence MKNLIVLLSFILSLSATAQHKEVSYPKTKEFQQSLTPDSIIVLLKNGNERFLHNTRSDIDYDAEIELTSHNQYPFAVVYGCMDSRVPPEIAFDAGIGDIFVNRLAGNVITKEVLGSMEYACKVAGSKLVVVMGHTSCGAVKGAIDNVELGNITDIVKEIKPAVSKTVLLNPGEEVSSKNYELVDMVAKTNVELGIEYIRKNSPILKEMEDKGEIKIVGAVYDVSTGRVSFLQ encoded by the coding sequence ATGAAAAATCTGATAGTACTTTTAAGTTTTATTTTATCTTTAAGTGCAACTGCACAGCACAAGGAAGTTTCATATCCTAAAACAAAGGAGTTTCAACAATCACTTACGCCCGATTCCATAATCGTTTTACTTAAAAACGGGAATGAAAGGTTTCTTCACAATACGCGTTCAGACATTGATTACGATGCGGAAATTGAGTTGACCTCTCACAATCAATATCCATTCGCAGTGGTATATGGATGTATGGATTCGAGGGTTCCTCCAGAAATTGCATTTGATGCCGGTATTGGGGATATATTTGTAAACAGGCTTGCCGGCAACGTTATCACAAAAGAAGTGCTTGGCAGTATGGAGTACGCCTGTAAAGTTGCAGGTTCAAAACTTGTAGTTGTAATGGGACATACGAGCTGCGGTGCAGTAAAGGGTGCAATAGATAACGTAGAACTTGGAAATATTACTGATATTGTAAAAGAAATAAAGCCAGCGGTTAGTAAAACAGTCTTGTTGAATCCCGGCGAAGAAGTTTCGTCTAAAAATTATGAACTTGTTGATATGGTTGCAAAAACAAACGTTGAACTTGGAATAGAGTATATACGTAAAAACAGTCCGATACTAAAAGAAATGGAAGACAAAGGCGAGATAAAAATTGTCGGTGCCGTTTATGATGTATCAACGGGGAGAGTTTCTTTCTTACAATAA
- the recN gene encoding DNA repair protein RecN, with translation MLEKLYIKNYLIIKEAEMIFSKGLNILTGETGAGKSIILDALGLILGERANYSIIRNENSRLIVEGYFDFSNNSNVLKFLSEKELISDSNNKGSVIIRRELTKKGVSRSFINDSLVNISDLKDFGDLIVDIHSQNEHQSLLNKETHCEFLDNFIQGNILKDKYQKVFLELKEKTEILKTLLNKRDDIISRKSFLEFQLKEINNVNPLPNEDSELLNELNKMENAEEISTAVCNGINYLYENDSNMLSNLSYIIKELKKAVKHDREIEKYISTLEEILSSAKNVSEELRDYVKEVNFDPERIEIIRNRLGTLTFLKKKYNLSIEGLITKAAELTEQFNLSENFDYEIEKLSKEVQDKKAQVFAVAEELSLVRIKHGKTLEKKVNSYFKEVGLESAEFKVSLNRFIAATDGSDDLSFKKGNVTYKLSAAGIDNVEFLIKANKGSEFTPLRKTASGGEVSRIMLSLKASLSGKENIPILVFDEIDAGISGRIAGKVGTVLFELSKTHQIISITHLPQIAAMSDKHFYVSKKTVGSETIAEINDLQEENIITEVARLLSSEKITDASKKTAKELRSLKREK, from the coding sequence GTGCTTGAGAAATTATACATAAAGAATTATCTGATAATCAAAGAAGCCGAAATGATTTTCTCTAAGGGGCTTAATATTCTCACAGGCGAGACGGGTGCCGGCAAGTCCATTATTCTTGATGCCTTGGGGCTTATATTGGGCGAGAGAGCAAACTATTCGATTATCAGAAACGAGAATTCCCGGCTTATTGTTGAGGGATATTTTGATTTCAGCAATAATAGTAATGTGTTAAAGTTCTTATCAGAAAAAGAACTTATTTCTGACTCAAACAACAAAGGCTCTGTCATAATTAGAAGAGAGCTTACCAAAAAAGGTGTCAGTAGAAGCTTTATTAACGATTCACTCGTAAATATATCCGACCTTAAAGACTTTGGTGATTTGATTGTAGACATTCACTCTCAAAACGAGCACCAGTCCCTGTTAAATAAGGAAACCCATTGCGAATTTCTGGATAATTTTATTCAGGGAAATATATTAAAAGATAAATATCAGAAAGTTTTTTTAGAATTAAAAGAAAAAACAGAAATATTAAAAACACTTTTAAACAAGAGAGATGACATTATCAGCCGGAAAAGTTTTCTTGAATTTCAACTGAAAGAAATAAATAATGTTAACCCCCTTCCAAATGAAGATAGCGAGCTTTTAAACGAGCTTAACAAGATGGAAAACGCAGAGGAAATCAGCACAGCCGTTTGTAATGGTATAAATTATTTATATGAAAACGATTCTAATATGCTTTCAAATTTGTCATACATAATTAAAGAATTAAAGAAAGCCGTAAAGCACGACCGCGAAATAGAAAAGTATATATCAACCCTTGAAGAAATTTTATCATCCGCGAAAAATGTTTCAGAAGAATTAAGAGACTATGTTAAGGAGGTAAATTTTGACCCGGAAAGAATAGAAATTATCAGAAACCGCCTTGGTACTCTTACTTTTTTAAAGAAGAAGTATAATTTAAGCATAGAAGGATTAATAACTAAAGCTGCCGAACTTACAGAACAGTTTAACCTCTCTGAAAATTTTGACTATGAAATCGAAAAATTGAGTAAAGAGGTTCAGGATAAAAAGGCACAGGTGTTTGCAGTAGCGGAAGAACTTTCCTTAGTTAGAATTAAACACGGTAAGACACTTGAAAAGAAAGTGAACTCTTACTTTAAGGAGGTTGGACTTGAGTCTGCAGAATTTAAAGTCAGCTTAAACCGTTTTATAGCGGCGACTGATGGCTCAGACGACCTGTCTTTTAAAAAAGGAAATGTAACATATAAACTCTCAGCCGCGGGAATTGACAATGTTGAGTTTCTGATAAAAGCAAACAAAGGAAGTGAATTCACCCCTTTAAGAAAAACAGCGTCGGGCGGCGAAGTATCAAGAATAATGCTTTCCTTAAAAGCATCTCTGTCAGGAAAAGAAAATATACCTATTCTTGTATTCGATGAAATTGATGCAGGTATAAGCGGACGCATCGCAGGAAAAGTTGGTACAGTTTTATTTGAACTTTCAAAAACACACCAGATAATCTCTATAACACACCTTCCCCAGATTGCAGCTATGAGCGATAAACATTTTTATGTCAGCAAAAAAACCGTCGGCAGTGAAACCATTGCTGAAATTAATGACCTGCAGGAAGAAAACATTATTACCGAAGTTGCTCGCCTTCTTAGTAGTGAAAAAATTACTGACGCCTCTAAGAAAACAGCTAAAGAACTTAGGAGTTTAAAAAGAGAAAAATAA
- a CDS encoding lipoprotein has product MKKIIFVIVLIALLAGSFFLYKGQKNLIADDKDEKCCNTECTQKENCQKQCDGKCETCTKQCESMKNTNNEGQSQMKNCPKTNCSQKTEAGSTKGSCTYRK; this is encoded by the coding sequence ATGAAAAAAATAATCTTTGTAATCGTTTTAATTGCTTTGCTCGCCGGCTCGTTTTTCCTATACAAGGGACAGAAAAACCTTATTGCCGACGATAAAGATGAAAAGTGCTGCAATACTGAATGCACCCAAAAAGAAAACTGTCAGAAACAGTGCGACGGTAAATGCGAAACATGTACAAAACAGTGTGAATCAATGAAAAACACAAACAATGAAGGTCAGTCACAGATGAAAAACTGCCCTAAAACAAACTGCTCACAAAAAACAGAAGCTGGTTCAACAAAAGGTTCCTGTACTTATAGAAAATAA
- a CDS encoding GDSL-type esterase/lipase family protein yields the protein MKKTLVLSVIINILFILFGGYIIHKKGGFNYLKQNSAKLLEIEQDYSLYYKTKRSIFEIMPYDTNKIIFLGNSITNFCDWHELFGNENIINRGINGDVINGVIDRSDVILSSSPKKIFLMIGTNDLAEGNTIEKIISNYERLLILIKEKSPRTKLYLQSILPTLNDQRRKNDDIIAINKSLIDLTEKYGFTYVNLFDILKTERNELDTIYSFDGLHLNGKGYLKLKKEIEQYVNN from the coding sequence ATGAAAAAAACGCTTGTACTTTCTGTTATAATTAACATTTTATTCATCCTATTTGGAGGATATATTATTCATAAAAAGGGCGGTTTTAATTATTTGAAACAAAATAGCGCAAAATTGTTAGAAATCGAGCAAGACTATAGCCTTTATTACAAAACAAAAAGGAGTATTTTTGAAATTATGCCATACGACACGAATAAAATAATATTTTTAGGCAATAGTATAACCAATTTTTGTGATTGGCATGAACTTTTTGGAAACGAAAATATTATTAATCGAGGAATAAATGGAGATGTAATAAACGGCGTAATTGACAGATCAGATGTAATACTAAGCTCAAGCCCCAAAAAGATTTTTTTAATGATAGGAACAAATGACCTAGCAGAAGGAAATACTATTGAAAAAATTATATCGAATTATGAAAGATTGTTAATCTTGATTAAAGAAAAATCACCGAGAACGAAGCTTTATTTACAAAGTATTTTGCCAACACTTAATGACCAAAGGAGGAAAAACGATGACATAATAGCCATTAATAAAAGTTTAATAGACTTAACAGAAAAGTATGGTTTTACTTATGTGAATCTTTTTGATATACTGAAGACAGAAAGGAATGAGCTAGATACAATTTATTCATTTGACGGTCTTCACCTGAATGGAAAAGGTTATCTAAAATTGAAAAAAGAAATTGAACAATACGTTAATAATTAA
- the uvrC gene encoding excinuclease ABC subunit UvrC has translation MTEKIKNNIIEKSDNIKNKLDNLPVKPGVYQFKDASNKVIYVGKAKSLRSRARQYFQSRPQGAKTESMVSKITDLDVIVTDSEVEALILEFNLIKKLKPRYNVLLKDDKTFPYIVITNERFPRVFPTRSKRNDGSKYFGPYTDVKTMRFALKSIRDIFTIRSCNLNLSEENIASGKYKVCLDYHINKCEGPCVGLVPEHEYKEMINQVAKLLNGKIETLEKDLKGKMNALAENMKFEQAAKMRDKIEALQVYKAKQKMAGDEIVDRDVFAVVQEDNDACGMVLKIRDGRVIGKTHYYLSNVLEKPPEESVENIVTNYYSKAEFIPDEIFLPLETENIEALELWLSEKKGGKAEITVPKIGEKVKLIRMVETNAKYMLDELKLAKMKREYTAPSLDALKRDLRMHKIPKRIECFDISHIQGTDTVASMVVFENAKPKKSDYRKYKIRTVTNETGEPDDFLSMREVIHRRFRRQEEKLPDLVVIDGGKGQLSSAVKVLRDMGTKIANDKKESDKEKTKGINIIGLAKRLEEVYMPDDSDPHTIPKTSSGLKLLQRIRDEAHRFAIEFHRTLRSKRTLTSELTDIIGIGDATTKKLLRKYGSFEGVKEALQKDETSFELDMGRKITGILTRYFYEEEN, from the coding sequence TTGACAGAAAAAATCAAAAATAATATCATAGAGAAGTCTGACAATATCAAAAATAAGCTTGATAATCTGCCCGTAAAGCCAGGAGTGTATCAGTTTAAAGATGCATCGAACAAAGTTATATATGTAGGGAAAGCTAAATCACTCCGAAGCCGCGCCAGACAGTACTTCCAGTCACGTCCCCAGGGTGCAAAAACAGAATCGATGGTGTCAAAAATTACAGACCTTGATGTCATTGTAACAGACTCGGAAGTAGAGGCTCTTATACTCGAATTTAACCTCATCAAAAAATTAAAACCCCGCTACAACGTCCTTCTTAAAGACGACAAAACCTTTCCTTACATAGTGATAACCAACGAAAGGTTCCCGAGAGTCTTTCCCACAAGGTCAAAACGCAATGACGGCTCAAAGTATTTCGGTCCTTACACAGACGTAAAAACCATGCGCTTTGCATTAAAATCTATTCGGGATATCTTTACAATCCGTTCCTGCAATTTAAACCTTTCAGAAGAGAACATTGCTTCAGGCAAGTATAAAGTCTGTCTTGATTACCACATAAACAAGTGTGAAGGGCCGTGCGTAGGGCTTGTACCGGAACACGAGTATAAAGAAATGATTAATCAGGTTGCAAAACTCCTGAACGGGAAGATTGAAACGCTAGAAAAAGACCTGAAAGGAAAAATGAATGCTCTTGCCGAAAACATGAAATTTGAACAGGCGGCAAAGATGCGCGACAAAATAGAAGCGCTGCAGGTGTATAAAGCAAAGCAAAAAATGGCCGGTGATGAAATAGTTGACCGCGATGTTTTTGCTGTTGTTCAGGAAGACAATGATGCATGCGGAATGGTGTTAAAAATACGCGACGGCAGAGTAATAGGAAAAACTCATTATTACCTTTCAAACGTTCTTGAAAAGCCACCTGAAGAATCTGTTGAAAACATTGTAACTAATTACTATAGCAAGGCAGAATTTATTCCCGACGAGATTTTTTTACCGCTTGAGACTGAAAACATAGAAGCGCTCGAACTATGGCTGAGTGAAAAGAAGGGCGGAAAGGCTGAGATAACAGTACCAAAAATCGGAGAGAAGGTAAAACTAATAAGGATGGTTGAAACAAACGCAAAGTATATGCTTGATGAGCTAAAGCTTGCGAAAATGAAGAGAGAATACACAGCACCTTCTTTGGATGCTTTAAAACGTGACTTACGGATGCACAAAATCCCCAAACGCATAGAGTGTTTTGACATATCACACATACAGGGAACGGATACTGTTGCCTCTATGGTCGTGTTTGAAAATGCAAAACCCAAAAAGTCAGACTACAGAAAGTATAAAATCAGAACAGTAACAAACGAAACGGGAGAACCCGATGACTTTCTTTCAATGCGAGAAGTTATACACCGCCGTTTTCGCAGACAGGAAGAAAAACTGCCCGACCTTGTAGTTATTGACGGAGGCAAAGGCCAGCTTTCCTCTGCCGTAAAAGTTTTAAGAGATATGGGCACTAAAATTGCAAATGACAAGAAAGAATCTGATAAAGAAAAGACAAAAGGAATAAACATAATAGGCCTTGCAAAACGGCTGGAAGAAGTTTATATGCCCGATGATTCTGACCCGCATACAATACCAAAAACCTCCAGCGGTTTAAAACTGCTGCAAAGGATACGCGATGAGGCACACAGGTTTGCAATAGAATTTCACAGAACCTTAAGAAGCAAAAGAACGTTAACATCAGAGCTGACCGATATAATAGGAATAGGCGATGCAACCACGAAGAAACTTTTAAGAAAATACGGTTCCTTTGAGGGTGTTAAAGAAGCATTGCAGAAAGATGAAACCTCTTTTGAGCTTGACATGGGAAGGAAAATAACAGGCATATTAACGAGATATTTCTACGAAGAAGAAAATTAA